From one Desmospora activa DSM 45169 genomic stretch:
- the rho gene encoding transcription termination factor Rho yields MEISLSDLEHKRLTDLYKLAKEYHIPYYSQLKKKELIFAILKAKAEQAGLLFMEGVLDILPEGYGFLRPINFLPSSEDIYISASQIRRFDLRQGDLVSGKVRPPKENERYFGLLHVEAVNGQDPNSAAERLHFPALTPLHPQERLTLENDPKQLSTRIMDLVAPVGLGQRGLIVAQPKAGKTMLLKEIANSITANYPQIELFVLLIDERPEEVTDMQRSVNGEVVSSTFDEMPENHIKVAELVLQRAERLVEHKRDVVILLDSITRLARAYNLVIPPSGRTLSGGIDPAAFYRPKRFFGAARNIEEGGSLTILATALVDTGSRMDDVIYEEFKGTGNLELHLDRKLAERRIFPAIDIRRSGTRREELLLTQEELDKLWALRKSLNDGTEYTDAFLRKLSHTRNNQEFLATLEAPSHRSSTA; encoded by the coding sequence ATGGAAATTTCATTGAGTGATCTGGAACACAAGCGTTTAACCGATTTGTATAAGCTGGCAAAAGAATATCACATTCCTTACTACAGCCAATTAAAGAAAAAAGAACTGATCTTTGCCATTTTAAAAGCGAAAGCGGAACAAGCAGGGCTCCTCTTTATGGAGGGAGTGCTGGATATCCTACCGGAAGGATATGGGTTTCTTCGACCCATCAACTTTCTACCTTCCTCAGAAGATATCTATATCTCCGCCTCGCAAATTCGCCGCTTTGATCTGCGTCAAGGGGATTTAGTCTCAGGCAAGGTTCGGCCTCCCAAGGAGAATGAGCGTTATTTCGGCCTTCTCCATGTGGAAGCGGTTAATGGTCAAGATCCCAATTCCGCTGCAGAGCGCCTTCATTTCCCTGCGCTCACTCCTCTGCACCCCCAGGAACGCCTCACGCTGGAGAACGATCCCAAACAGCTTTCGACCCGGATTATGGACTTGGTTGCACCTGTCGGTTTGGGGCAACGCGGATTGATTGTGGCTCAGCCCAAAGCCGGAAAAACCATGCTGTTAAAGGAGATCGCCAACAGTATTACCGCCAACTATCCTCAGATCGAACTATTTGTCCTTTTAATCGATGAACGACCGGAGGAAGTGACGGATATGCAACGATCCGTCAATGGAGAGGTGGTTAGCTCCACTTTTGATGAAATGCCGGAGAACCACATTAAAGTGGCGGAGTTGGTCTTGCAGCGGGCGGAGCGTCTGGTGGAACATAAACGGGATGTGGTGATCCTGCTGGATAGCATTACACGTTTGGCACGGGCATACAACTTGGTGATCCCGCCTAGCGGCCGAACATTGTCCGGTGGTATCGACCCCGCCGCTTTTTATCGACCGAAGCGCTTCTTTGGGGCGGCTCGCAACATCGAGGAGGGGGGCAGCCTTACGATTTTGGCGACAGCGTTGGTAGATACGGGTTCCCGCATGGACGATGTGATCTACGAAGAATTTAAAGGCACTGGTAACCTTGAACTACACCTGGATCGTAAATTGGCCGAGCGCCGCATTTTCCCAGCGATCGATATTCGTCGCTCCGGGACCCGGCGCGAGGAGCTGTTGTTGACACAGGAAGAGTTGGATAAATTATGGGCACTCCGCAAATCTCTAAACGACGGCACCGAATATACTGATGCTTTTTTGCGTAAGCTGTCTCATACCCGTAACAACCAAGAGTTTTTGGCCACTCTGGAAGCCCCCTCGCACCGTTCGTCGACAGCATAA